The Nocardioides sp. S-1144 genome includes a region encoding these proteins:
- a CDS encoding SPFH domain-containing protein: protein MAFLIALGLVLVFVVVLLAKTIQIIPQARAGIVERFGKYKETLPAGLNTVLPFIDKVRYQIDLREQVVSFPPQPVITEDNLVVSIDTVIYFQVTDPIAATYEIADYIQAVEQLTTTTLRNIVGGMDLEETLTSRDSINSGLRGVLDEATGKWGIRVNRVELKGIDPPPSIKDSMEKQMRADREKRAVILSAEGQRQAAILTAEGAKQSSILNAEGDRESQILRAQADRESQILRAQGEGQAIQTVFQAIHDGRPDQSLLAYQYLQMMPKIAEGDANKVWVIPSEITKALEGLGSAVHEVAGIPKKVDGPLTRVDMGPTEPQVPEDGGSTSSSAAVAAAIAEAEVAAHPGRPPEAEQPAPVETTDPSLDPTNVPAVEPQDPPTPLG, encoded by the coding sequence ATGGCGTTCCTGATCGCCCTCGGACTGGTGCTGGTCTTCGTGGTCGTCCTGCTGGCCAAGACGATCCAGATCATCCCGCAGGCCCGCGCCGGCATCGTCGAGCGGTTCGGCAAGTACAAGGAGACCCTGCCCGCCGGGCTCAACACGGTGCTGCCGTTCATCGACAAGGTGCGCTACCAGATCGACCTGCGCGAGCAGGTCGTCAGCTTCCCGCCCCAGCCGGTGATCACCGAGGACAACCTCGTCGTCTCGATCGACACCGTCATCTACTTCCAGGTCACCGACCCGATCGCCGCGACCTACGAGATCGCCGACTACATCCAGGCCGTCGAGCAGCTCACCACGACGACGCTGCGCAACATCGTCGGTGGCATGGACCTCGAGGAGACCCTCACCAGCCGCGACTCGATCAACTCCGGGCTGCGCGGCGTCCTCGACGAGGCCACCGGCAAGTGGGGCATCCGGGTCAACCGGGTCGAGCTCAAGGGCATCGACCCGCCGCCGTCGATCAAGGACTCGATGGAGAAGCAGATGCGCGCCGACCGCGAGAAGCGCGCGGTCATCCTCAGCGCCGAGGGCCAGCGCCAGGCCGCCATCCTCACCGCCGAGGGCGCGAAGCAGTCCTCGATCCTCAACGCCGAGGGCGACCGCGAGTCGCAGATCCTGCGGGCCCAGGCCGACCGCGAGTCGCAGATCCTGCGCGCCCAGGGTGAGGGCCAGGCCATCCAGACGGTCTTCCAGGCCATCCACGACGGTCGCCCCGACCAGTCGCTGCTGGCCTACCAGTACCTGCAGATGATGCCGAAGATCGCCGAGGGCGATGCCAACAAGGTGTGGGTCATCCCCTCCGAGATCACCAAGGCCCTCGAGGGCCTCGGCTCCGCCGTCCACGAGGTCGCCGGCATCCCGAAGAAGGTCGACGGGCCGCTCACGCGCGTCGACATGGGCCCCACCGAGCCGCAGGTGCCCGAGGACGGCGGCTCGACCAGCTCGAGCGCCGCGGTCGCCGCCGCGATCGCCGAGGCCGAGGTGGCCGCCCACCCGGGCCGGCCCCCGGAGGCGGAGCAGCCCGCCCCGGTCGAGACGACCGACCCGTCCCTCGACCCGACCAACGTCCCGGCCGTCGAGCCCCAGGATCCGCCCACCCCGCTCGGGTGA
- a CDS encoding nuclear transport factor 2 family protein — protein sequence MDPHAPGPRSEAVLRRYAAALDARDWHDLAGCLAPDFTSLLVHTGERFDALGHVALTRDYPGAWRVTLEDVVTDGVRAAGRARVTDGASTFHVALFATVGGDALVELVEVWTESEQPPPDRST from the coding sequence ATGGATCCCCACGCACCCGGCCCGCGGTCCGAGGCGGTGCTGCGCCGCTACGCCGCGGCGCTCGACGCCCGCGACTGGCACGACCTCGCCGGGTGCCTCGCCCCCGACTTCACCTCGCTCCTGGTGCACACCGGCGAGCGGTTCGACGCCCTCGGCCACGTCGCCCTCACCCGCGACTACCCCGGGGCCTGGCGCGTCACGCTGGAGGACGTCGTCACCGACGGCGTCCGCGCGGCGGGCCGGGCCCGGGTGACCGACGGCGCCTCGACGTTCCACGTGGCCCTCTTCGCCACCGTCGGGGGCGACGCGCTCGTCGAGCTCGTGGAGGTCTGGACCGAGTCCGAGCAACCCCCACCCGACAGGAGCACGTGA
- a CDS encoding VOC family protein, whose translation MTQQHHSIDYVELDCPDLAAAKAFYGAAFGWEFNDYGPGPDYVGIRRPGGEGEIGGLNPAEPRGRRGALVLLWSADLDATAASVRAAGGEVVEGPYAFPGGRRLHLLDPAGNEIGVWGA comes from the coding sequence ATGACCCAGCAGCACCACTCGATCGACTACGTCGAGCTCGACTGCCCCGACCTCGCCGCCGCCAAGGCCTTCTACGGCGCGGCCTTCGGGTGGGAGTTCAACGACTACGGTCCCGGCCCCGACTACGTCGGCATCCGGCGACCCGGCGGCGAGGGCGAGATCGGCGGGCTCAACCCGGCCGAGCCGCGCGGCCGGCGCGGCGCGCTCGTGCTGCTGTGGTCGGCCGACCTCGACGCCACCGCGGCCTCGGTGCGGGCGGCCGGGGGAGAGGTCGTCGAGGGCCCCTACGCCTTCCCGGGCGGACGGCGCCTGCACCTGCTCGACCCGGCCGGCAACGAGATCGGCGTCTGGGGCGCTTGA
- a CDS encoding NfeD family protein, translated as MEWLGDNLWSAWLALAVFLGVAELMSLDLVLIMLAVGAVAGMVTALLGAPVLAQVLVAGGASVAMLALVRPSVVKRLHSGPELSLGHGKLVGRQGVVTAAITANEPGRVRIDGDVWSATPYDPTLTIAAGQTVEVFEIRGATALVHPIPTLEESD; from the coding sequence ATGGAGTGGCTGGGAGACAACCTGTGGAGCGCGTGGCTCGCGCTCGCGGTGTTCCTCGGCGTCGCCGAGCTGATGAGCCTCGACCTGGTGCTGATCATGCTGGCCGTCGGTGCGGTGGCCGGGATGGTCACCGCGCTGCTCGGGGCACCCGTGCTCGCCCAGGTGCTGGTCGCCGGCGGCGCCTCCGTCGCGATGCTGGCGCTGGTGCGGCCCTCGGTGGTCAAGCGGCTGCACAGCGGGCCCGAGCTGAGTCTCGGCCACGGCAAGCTCGTCGGCCGCCAGGGCGTCGTCACCGCCGCGATCACGGCCAACGAGCCGGGCCGCGTGCGGATCGACGGCGACGTCTGGTCGGCCACCCCGTACGACCCGACCCTCACGATCGCTGCCGGCCAGACGGTCGAGGTCTTCGAGATCCGGGGCGCGACCGCCCTGGTCCACCCGATCCCCACGCTCGAGGAGAGTGACTGA
- a CDS encoding glutamine synthetase family protein: MSLRNERHLSMGDLVGRIEAGEIDTVVVAFTDMQGRLQGKRLHGRYFVEHVVGHGTEGCNYLLAVDVDMNTVEGYAISSWERGYGDMEFVLDERTIRVLTHLPATAMVQCDLVWPDHSPVVQSPRSILAAQLDRCAERDWTALAGTELEFIAFEDTYEAAARANWHELTPVNQYNVDYSILGTSRVEPLLRAIRNHMYDAGLDVEGAKGECNFGQHEIGFLYADALTTADNHVVYKNAAKEIAAQQGRSLTFMAKYDQREGSSCHIHLSLRGTDGSLVFWDEEGGARTPLYDHFVAGVLATVRDFTLLYAPNINSYKRFADGSFAPTAIAWGLDNRTCAVRLVGRGAGARMENRVPGADVNPYLATAAMLAGGLHGIEQELALGDELVGNAYTSDAPRVPSTMAEAREAFATSDVARAAFGDAVVEHYVNMADVELAAYQATVTDWERRRGFERL; this comes from the coding sequence ATGAGTCTGCGCAACGAGCGACACCTCTCGATGGGCGACCTCGTCGGCCGCATCGAGGCCGGCGAGATCGACACCGTGGTCGTCGCCTTCACCGACATGCAGGGCCGGCTGCAGGGCAAGCGCCTGCACGGGCGCTACTTCGTCGAGCACGTCGTCGGGCACGGCACCGAGGGCTGCAACTACCTGCTCGCCGTCGACGTCGACATGAACACCGTCGAGGGCTACGCGATCTCCTCCTGGGAGCGCGGGTACGGCGACATGGAGTTCGTGCTCGACGAGCGCACCATCCGGGTGCTCACCCACCTGCCGGCGACCGCGATGGTGCAGTGCGACCTGGTCTGGCCCGACCACTCCCCCGTGGTGCAGTCGCCGCGCTCGATCCTCGCCGCCCAGCTCGACCGCTGCGCCGAGCGTGACTGGACCGCCCTGGCCGGCACCGAGCTGGAGTTCATCGCCTTCGAGGACACCTACGAGGCGGCGGCCCGGGCCAACTGGCACGAGCTGACGCCGGTCAACCAGTACAACGTCGACTACTCGATCCTCGGCACCAGCCGCGTGGAGCCGCTGCTCCGCGCCATCCGCAACCACATGTACGACGCCGGCCTCGACGTCGAGGGCGCCAAGGGTGAGTGCAACTTCGGCCAGCACGAGATCGGCTTCCTGTACGCCGACGCCCTGACGACCGCCGACAACCACGTCGTCTACAAGAACGCCGCCAAGGAGATCGCCGCCCAGCAGGGCCGGTCGCTGACCTTCATGGCCAAGTACGACCAGCGCGAGGGCAGCTCGTGCCACATCCACCTCTCGCTGCGCGGCACCGACGGATCGCTGGTGTTCTGGGACGAGGAGGGCGGCGCCCGCACGCCGCTCTACGACCACTTCGTCGCCGGCGTCCTGGCCACCGTGCGCGACTTCACGCTGCTCTACGCCCCCAACATCAACTCCTACAAGCGCTTCGCCGACGGCTCCTTCGCCCCGACCGCGATCGCCTGGGGCCTCGACAACCGCACCTGCGCCGTCCGGCTGGTCGGGCGCGGCGCGGGCGCGCGGATGGAGAACCGGGTGCCCGGCGCCGACGTCAACCCCTACCTCGCCACCGCGGCCATGCTGGCCGGCGGCCTGCACGGCATCGAGCAGGAGCTGGCGCTCGGCGACGAGCTCGTCGGCAACGCCTACACCTCCGACGCGCCGCGGGTGCCCAGCACGATGGCCGAGGCCCGCGAGGCGTTCGCGACGTCGGACGTCGCGCGGGCCGCGTTCGGCGACGCCGTCGTCGAGCACTACGTGAACATGGCCGACGTCGAGCTGGCGGCCTACCAGGCGACGGTGACCGACTGGGAGCGGCGCCGCGGATTCGAGAGGCTCTGA
- a CDS encoding alpha/beta hydrolase — MHPDRCVDVLGEPWTAETIGLAPDAEGPVVATLVSRRAENPNGRAVLYVHGFADYFFQTEYAAWWLERGYDFYALDLRKYGRSIRPHQTPTYVDDVHTYFAELDLAWWRITERDGHDAVVVSAHSTGGLITPLWADSRQMPELAGMVLNSPWFDLQGAPWMRSPVTSAVLDRVGQRQPMRVLGKDANGIYGRSLHREHGGEWDYDLEWKPVLSYPVRFGWLRAIRRAHAELHAGLSVLAPVLVLSSAATLRPPELDDDVYTHDIVLDVPQIRRWATSVGPHVTYAAIDGAVHDVVLSRPPVRAMVYDQLERWVGAYLT, encoded by the coding sequence GTGCACCCCGATCGATGCGTCGACGTCCTCGGCGAGCCCTGGACGGCCGAGACCATCGGCCTCGCCCCCGACGCCGAGGGACCGGTCGTCGCCACGCTGGTCAGCCGGCGGGCCGAGAACCCCAACGGCCGCGCGGTCCTCTACGTCCACGGGTTCGCCGACTACTTCTTCCAGACCGAGTACGCCGCGTGGTGGCTCGAGCGCGGCTACGACTTCTACGCCCTCGACCTGCGCAAGTACGGCCGCTCGATCCGTCCGCACCAGACCCCGACCTACGTCGACGACGTCCACACCTACTTCGCCGAGCTCGACCTGGCCTGGTGGCGGATCACCGAGCGCGACGGGCACGACGCGGTCGTGGTGTCGGCGCACTCGACGGGCGGGCTGATCACCCCGCTGTGGGCCGACTCGCGCCAGATGCCCGAGCTGGCCGGCATGGTGCTCAACTCCCCGTGGTTCGACCTGCAGGGCGCGCCCTGGATGCGCTCGCCGGTCACCAGCGCCGTCCTCGACCGGGTCGGGCAGCGGCAGCCGATGCGGGTGCTCGGCAAGGACGCCAACGGCATCTACGGCAGGAGCCTGCACCGCGAGCACGGCGGCGAGTGGGACTACGACCTCGAGTGGAAGCCGGTCCTGTCCTACCCGGTGCGCTTCGGCTGGCTGCGCGCGATCCGCCGCGCCCACGCCGAGCTGCACGCCGGCCTGTCGGTGCTCGCGCCCGTGCTGGTGCTCTCCTCGGCCGCCACCCTGCGGCCACCCGAGCTCGACGACGACGTCTACACCCACGACATCGTGCTCGACGTGCCCCAGATCCGGCGCTGGGCGACCTCGGTCGGCCCGCACGTGACGTACGCCGCGATCGACGGCGCCGTGCACGACGTCGTCCTGTCGCGGCCGCCGGTGCGCGCGATGGTCTACGACCAGCTCGAGCGCTGGGTCGGCGCGTACCTGACCTGA
- a CDS encoding aldehyde dehydrogenase family protein has translation MTSTFTLVDPSTGAPFDEVELADEAGTDAAIERAHEAFAPWRDLAPGERARLLRRFAAVVDEHVEELAAIEVRNAGHTWGNARWEAGNVRDCLNYYAGAPERLHGRQIPVAGGTDLTFREPYGVVGIIVPWNFPMPIAAWGFAPALAAGNTVVLKPAEVTPLTALRLAELALEAGLPEGVLTVVPGAGPVVGQRLVTHPLVRKVCFTGSTAVGKQVMAGCAEQVKNVTLELGGKSSNIIFADADLAAAAAAAPGAVFDNAGQDCCARSRLLVERSAYDEFVGLLEPAVRAVKVLDPSDEASEMGPLITGRQRDRVAGFLDEVEVAFAGTTPGGDGFWVPPTVVAVEDPAARIWREEVFGPVVAVMPFDDEEHAVALANDTDYGLSGSIYTRDLGRGLRVARAVEAGNLSVNSHSSVRYWTPFGGYKQSGIGRELGPDAAHAFTEEKNVFIAH, from the coding sequence ATGACGTCCACCTTCACCCTGGTCGACCCGTCGACCGGCGCACCGTTCGACGAGGTCGAGCTGGCCGACGAGGCCGGCACCGACGCCGCGATCGAGCGCGCGCACGAGGCCTTCGCGCCGTGGCGGGACCTGGCCCCCGGCGAGCGGGCGAGGCTGCTGCGGCGCTTCGCCGCCGTGGTCGACGAGCACGTCGAGGAGCTCGCCGCGATCGAGGTCCGCAACGCCGGGCACACGTGGGGCAACGCCCGGTGGGAGGCCGGCAACGTCCGCGACTGCCTGAACTACTACGCCGGCGCCCCGGAGCGGCTGCACGGGCGGCAGATCCCGGTGGCCGGCGGCACCGACCTCACCTTCCGCGAGCCGTACGGCGTGGTCGGGATCATCGTGCCCTGGAACTTCCCGATGCCGATCGCCGCCTGGGGCTTCGCGCCGGCCCTGGCCGCCGGCAACACCGTCGTCCTGAAGCCGGCCGAGGTGACGCCGCTGACCGCGCTGCGCCTCGCCGAGCTCGCCCTCGAGGCCGGGCTGCCCGAGGGCGTCCTGACCGTCGTCCCGGGCGCCGGCCCCGTCGTCGGACAGCGCCTGGTCACCCACCCGCTGGTGCGCAAGGTCTGCTTCACCGGCTCGACCGCGGTCGGCAAGCAGGTGATGGCCGGCTGCGCCGAGCAGGTCAAGAACGTCACCCTCGAGCTCGGCGGCAAGAGCAGCAACATCATCTTCGCCGACGCCGACCTCGCCGCCGCGGCCGCCGCTGCTCCCGGGGCGGTCTTCGACAACGCCGGGCAGGACTGCTGCGCCCGCTCGCGCCTGCTGGTCGAGCGGTCGGCCTACGACGAGTTCGTGGGCCTGCTGGAGCCCGCCGTCCGCGCGGTCAAGGTGCTCGACCCCTCCGACGAGGCCTCCGAGATGGGCCCGCTGATCACCGGGCGCCAGCGCGACCGCGTCGCCGGCTTCCTCGACGAGGTCGAGGTCGCCTTCGCCGGCACCACGCCGGGTGGCGACGGGTTCTGGGTGCCGCCCACCGTCGTCGCGGTCGAGGATCCGGCGGCACGGATCTGGCGCGAGGAGGTCTTCGGGCCGGTCGTCGCCGTGATGCCCTTCGACGACGAGGAGCACGCGGTCGCCCTCGCCAACGACACCGACTACGGCCTGTCCGGGTCGATCTACACCCGCGACCTCGGCCGCGGCCTGCGCGTGGCGCGCGCCGTCGAGGCCGGCAACCTCAGCGTCAACTCCCACTCCTCGGTGCGCTACTGGACGCCGTTCGGCGGCTACAAGCAGTCCGGCATCGGCCGCGAGCTCGGCCCGGACGCCGCGCACGCGTTCACCGAGGAGAAGAACGTCTTCATCGCCCACTGA
- a CDS encoding NUDIX hydrolase: MPVPEFVLELRRHVGHAPLWLCAVTAVVRRDDDVLLVRRSDDGTWSPVTGIIDPGEEPAVAAAREALEETGVEIRVDRLASVGATGEVVHVNGDRASYLDLTFACTWLSGEPYVADDESVDVRWWPLEDLPPMKPVLVDRIEAAGSGESAARFSGPPKA, from the coding sequence GTGCCCGTCCCCGAGTTCGTCCTCGAGCTGCGCCGTCACGTCGGGCACGCCCCGTTGTGGCTGTGCGCCGTCACCGCCGTCGTGCGCCGCGACGACGACGTCCTGCTGGTGCGACGCTCCGACGACGGCACCTGGTCCCCGGTCACCGGCATCATCGACCCCGGCGAGGAGCCGGCCGTCGCCGCCGCCCGCGAGGCGCTCGAGGAGACCGGCGTGGAGATCCGCGTCGACCGGCTCGCCTCGGTCGGCGCCACCGGCGAGGTGGTCCACGTCAACGGCGACCGCGCCTCCTACCTCGACCTCACCTTCGCCTGCACCTGGCTCTCGGGCGAGCCGTACGTCGCCGACGACGAGTCGGTCGACGTCCGCTGGTGGCCGCTCGAGGACCTGCCGCCGATGAAGCCGGTGCTGGTGGACCGGATCGAGGCGGCCGGGTCGGGCGAGTCCGCGGCCCGGTTCAGCGGTCCGCCGAAGGCGTAG
- a CDS encoding 3-oxoacyl-ACP reductase, protein MAGRIQDRVAVVTGGCSGIGLATVQRFVEEGAKVVVGDIDDQRGHELVGQLGGTDVATYVHVDVTDKEQVDALFRTAKETYGSVDIAFNNAGISPPEDDSILDTDLEAWRRVQEVNLTSVYLCCKAALPHMLEQGRGSIINTASFVAVMGAATSQISYSASKGGVLSMTRELGVQFARQGVRVNALCPGPVNTPLLQELFAADAERAARRLVHVPMGRFGEPSEMAAAVLFLASDDSSFMTANTFLVDGGISGAYVTPI, encoded by the coding sequence ATGGCAGGACGCATCCAGGACCGGGTCGCGGTCGTCACCGGCGGCTGCTCGGGCATCGGCCTGGCGACGGTGCAGCGCTTCGTCGAGGAGGGCGCGAAGGTCGTCGTCGGTGACATCGACGACCAGCGCGGCCACGAGCTCGTCGGCCAGCTCGGCGGCACCGACGTCGCCACGTACGTGCACGTCGACGTCACCGACAAGGAGCAGGTCGACGCGCTGTTCCGCACCGCGAAGGAGACCTACGGCTCCGTCGACATCGCCTTCAACAACGCCGGGATCAGCCCGCCCGAGGACGACTCGATCCTCGACACCGACCTCGAGGCGTGGCGGCGGGTGCAGGAGGTGAACCTGACCAGCGTCTACCTGTGCTGCAAGGCCGCGCTCCCCCACATGCTCGAGCAGGGCAGGGGCTCGATCATCAACACCGCCTCCTTCGTGGCCGTGATGGGCGCGGCGACGTCGCAGATCTCGTACTCGGCGTCCAAGGGCGGGGTGCTGTCGATGACGCGCGAGCTCGGCGTCCAGTTCGCGCGCCAGGGGGTGCGGGTCAACGCGCTGTGCCCCGGACCGGTGAACACCCCGCTGCTCCAGGAGCTCTTCGCCGCGGACGCCGAGCGGGCCGCCCGCCGTCTGGTGCACGTGCCGATGGGGCGCTTCGGCGAGCCGTCGGAGATGGCCGCCGCGGTGCTGTTCCTGGCCTCGGACGACTCGTCGTTCATGACGGCGAACACCTTCCTCGTCGACGGCGGCATCTCCGGCGCCTACGTCACGCCCATCTGA
- a CDS encoding nitroreductase family protein — protein sequence MDLYDVMRTTPAVREFTDDPLPDDVLLRILDHARFAPSGGNRQGAHVVVVRDAATRRRLAALQEPAAKRYVAQVAAGESPWNSVHPPGPTPEEVAATDVPERFTRPVLTAGAVLVVLVDLAVVASMDQDLDRVGVISGASVYPLVWNILLAARHEGFGGTITTMAVVEEDAVKELLGVPESYALAAVVPLGKPVKELTRLKRQPVAEFVTLERYDGEPLA from the coding sequence GTGGACCTCTACGACGTGATGCGGACGACCCCGGCGGTGCGCGAGTTCACCGACGACCCGTTGCCCGACGACGTGCTGCTGCGGATCCTCGACCACGCGCGCTTCGCGCCGTCGGGCGGGAACCGGCAGGGCGCGCACGTCGTCGTCGTCCGCGACGCCGCGACGCGACGCCGGCTCGCCGCGCTCCAGGAGCCGGCGGCGAAGCGGTACGTCGCCCAGGTCGCGGCGGGGGAGAGCCCGTGGAACAGCGTGCACCCGCCGGGCCCGACGCCCGAGGAGGTCGCCGCGACCGACGTCCCGGAGCGCTTCACGAGGCCGGTGCTCACCGCGGGTGCCGTGCTGGTCGTGCTGGTCGACCTCGCCGTCGTCGCCTCGATGGACCAGGACCTCGACCGCGTCGGCGTCATCAGCGGCGCCTCGGTCTACCCGCTCGTCTGGAACATCCTGCTGGCGGCGCGCCACGAGGGCTTCGGCGGCACCATCACCACGATGGCCGTCGTCGAGGAGGACGCCGTCAAGGAGCTCCTCGGGGTCCCGGAGAGCTACGCGCTGGCCGCCGTCGTCCCCCTCGGGAAGCCGGTCAAGGAGCTCACCCGCCTCAAGCGGCAGCCGGTGGCGGAGTTCGTCACCCTCGAGCGCTACGACGGCGAGCCGCTCGCGTGA
- a CDS encoding gamma-glutamyl-gamma-aminobutyrate hydrolase family protein: MLPVIGLTTYREVAAYGVWQQRADLLPSEYAGAVTAVGGVPLLLPPTDVEGAAAAVVARLDGLVISGGADVDPSRYGAEAHPRTAGWRPDRDAWELALLGAAADVDLPVLGVCRGMQVMAVHAGGQLDQHVPDLVDHESHSPGGPEYGSVPVATVPGSRVAGLVGERVEVSCHHHQSVRTHPGYRPAAHAADGVLEAIEAPGDRFCVGVQWHPETAADVGLLAGLVAAASRSRRAGATPSADR; this comes from the coding sequence GTGCTCCCGGTGATCGGCCTGACCACCTACCGCGAGGTCGCCGCCTACGGCGTCTGGCAGCAGCGGGCCGACCTGCTGCCCAGCGAGTACGCCGGCGCGGTGACCGCGGTCGGCGGCGTCCCGCTCCTGCTCCCGCCGACCGACGTGGAGGGCGCGGCGGCGGCCGTGGTCGCCCGGCTCGACGGGCTGGTGATCAGCGGTGGTGCCGACGTCGACCCGTCCCGCTACGGCGCCGAGGCCCACCCGCGCACCGCCGGCTGGCGCCCCGACCGCGACGCGTGGGAGCTGGCGCTGCTCGGCGCCGCGGCCGACGTCGACCTGCCGGTGCTCGGGGTCTGCCGCGGGATGCAGGTGATGGCCGTGCACGCCGGCGGGCAGCTCGACCAGCACGTGCCCGACCTCGTCGACCACGAGTCGCACTCGCCCGGCGGGCCCGAGTACGGCTCGGTGCCGGTCGCGACCGTGCCCGGCTCACGGGTCGCCGGCCTCGTCGGCGAGCGGGTCGAGGTCAGCTGCCACCACCACCAGTCGGTCCGCACCCACCCGGGCTACCGGCCCGCCGCCCACGCCGCGGACGGCGTCCTCGAGGCGATCGAGGCGCCGGGCGACCGGTTCTGCGTCGGCGTCCAGTGGCACCCCGAGACCGCGGCCGACGTCGGGCTGCTCGCCGGCCTCGTGGCGGCGGCGTCACGGTCGCGACGGGCCGGGGCTACGCCTTCGGCGGACCGCTGA
- a CDS encoding FadR/GntR family transcriptional regulator produces the protein MDAAAGIGPLGRGLPDAVLRPVRGHHAFEACVEQLATAIRLGVYPLGSTLPPERELAERLGVSRATLREAMAALRQAGLVETTRGRGGGTVVTLKPRTPSARKALRTSAATRADWLDSLAYRRVVEPGAAALAAEQDLSAAQVAQLEAAHEAVASSGRPAPHRQADSRFHLTVAALSGSPRMVEAVTSVQSTLHEMLLAIPVLDANIAHSDRQHAAVVRAILAGRPDHARRAMEHHCDDTAALLRGLVG, from the coding sequence ATGGACGCCGCCGCCGGTATCGGACCCCTCGGGCGAGGACTGCCCGACGCGGTCCTGCGACCGGTGCGGGGGCACCACGCGTTCGAGGCGTGCGTGGAGCAGCTCGCCACCGCGATCCGGCTCGGGGTCTACCCGCTCGGCTCGACGCTGCCGCCCGAGCGCGAGCTCGCCGAGCGGCTCGGAGTGTCGCGGGCGACGCTGCGCGAGGCGATGGCCGCGCTGCGCCAGGCCGGCCTGGTCGAGACGACCCGTGGCCGCGGCGGCGGCACCGTCGTCACGCTGAAGCCGCGGACGCCGTCGGCGCGCAAGGCGCTGCGCACGAGCGCCGCGACCCGCGCCGACTGGCTCGACTCGCTCGCCTACCGCCGCGTCGTCGAGCCCGGGGCGGCCGCGCTGGCCGCCGAGCAGGACCTGTCGGCGGCGCAGGTCGCCCAGCTCGAGGCGGCGCACGAGGCGGTGGCGTCGTCCGGGCGACCGGCCCCGCACCGGCAGGCCGACTCGCGCTTTCACCTGACCGTGGCGGCGCTGTCCGGGTCGCCGCGGATGGTCGAGGCCGTCACCTCGGTCCAGTCGACCCTGCACGAGATGCTGCTGGCGATCCCGGTCCTCGACGCCAACATCGCCCACTCCGACCGCCAGCACGCCGCCGTCGTCCGCGCGATCCTCGCCGGCCGTCCCGACCATGCCCGCCGGGCCATGGAGCACCACTGCGACGACACGGCCGCGCTGCTGCGCGGCCTGGTCGGATAG
- a CDS encoding sulfite exporter TauE/SafE family protein produces MSLFECVAVVLAGLAAGTINSVVGSGTLITFPTLLAFGVPPVVANVSNNIGLVPGSVTGAIGYRDELGGQRARVVRLLSASVLGGAIGAVLLLRLPEGAFETIVPVLILLGVVLVLFQPRLSAWVRARSEASGVETQGDHWWVWPAVLLTGVYGGYFGAAQGVLLMGVLGIGIAQSLQRSNAVKNVLAAAVNGVAGTIFAVVADVDWLVVALIGSGAVVGGLLGARVGKRLPPVVLRALIVVVGLVAFVAILAG; encoded by the coding sequence GTGAGCCTGTTCGAGTGCGTCGCGGTCGTCCTCGCCGGACTGGCCGCGGGGACGATCAACTCCGTCGTCGGCAGCGGGACCCTGATCACCTTCCCGACGCTGCTGGCCTTCGGCGTCCCGCCGGTCGTGGCCAACGTCTCCAACAACATCGGCCTCGTGCCCGGCTCGGTCACCGGCGCCATCGGCTACCGCGACGAGCTGGGTGGTCAGCGGGCGCGCGTCGTCCGGCTGCTGAGTGCCTCGGTGCTCGGCGGGGCGATCGGGGCGGTGCTGCTGCTCCGGCTGCCCGAGGGCGCCTTCGAGACGATCGTGCCGGTGCTCATCCTGCTCGGCGTCGTGCTGGTGCTCTTCCAGCCGCGGTTGTCGGCGTGGGTCCGGGCGCGGTCCGAGGCGAGCGGCGTCGAGACCCAGGGCGACCACTGGTGGGTCTGGCCGGCGGTCCTGCTCACCGGCGTGTACGGCGGCTACTTCGGCGCCGCCCAGGGCGTGCTGCTGATGGGCGTGCTCGGCATCGGCATCGCCCAGTCGTTGCAGCGCAGCAACGCCGTCAAGAACGTGCTGGCCGCCGCCGTCAACGGGGTGGCCGGCACCATCTTCGCGGTCGTCGCCGACGTCGACTGGCTCGTCGTGGCCCTGATCGGGAGCGGCGCGGTCGTCGGAGGACTGCTCGGCGCCCGGGTCGGCAAGCGGCTGCCCCCGGTCGTGCTGCGCGCCCTCATCGTGGTGGTCGGCCTGGTCGCCTTCGTCGCCATCCTCGCCGGCTGA